The following is a genomic window from Lycorma delicatula isolate Av1 chromosome 6, ASM4794821v1, whole genome shotgun sequence.
CAGGTTTTATTCCTTGAGGTATTCCATGATTAATATACTACCACCAGGTcccttttgtaaaatataatcaatcatCTTGCACAGACTGtcagaaattttctttcaaaaaatgtatttttttcagttaaataaagattaatgtaCACCTaataataagtgaataaaaaataatatgaaaagccTGAATCAGGAATGGAGCCCAGGACATGTGGTATACCAGTCAACAGCACTACCAACTGAGCTTCTGTATATTTATAATGTGAAgcccaaaattaatattttaaataatgaaatattttaattatactattctTTAAACAATGCTTACTTTGCATAAACATATAAGTAACCTGTGTAATCATATGTTGTCAATACAAACAGACCAGTTTTAATTGTTCTTGTTCCTAAATAAAAGCTTCTcagacttaaatttataaaatataatgaatatatttgttttcaacaaaaggttttctgtaaataaatgataatttttttatttccataggctatatatttactactttttttcaaAGTctgatttaaatatgaaataaatactgtaataaatgacagaaaatgatcaaaggaatttttttaagttcagttaaatcaataaaaaaagtatcaatACTGCTGATTTTTCAGACAGGCAccacacatatttttattttattctttttcattctgCATTACCAAATTTCTTCCAGGCTGGtgggtgttattttttaatttaatactggtAGTAATTATCTCAGTAACCCTTTATAAATGATTACAAGAAAAAGGAATATTCATTAACTGGATGTAGCAAGGTAAAATCCAATGTTAAGTATAGTTCAcaacaaatttatgtttaaataaactgaaaaagatgGAAATTGTTCTTTGATTTGGCATTTTAGACATATGATACATCCTAAATACTTTCTTCATTTAGCACTAGACTGCAATTAGGAATTGAATCCtcaaaatttcagttaataaatggaaaatatacacaaaaaattataattaatcctttcttgtttattattgtaCACTGATCAAATTTATATGATAGAATAACATAGAACATGAATAAGATATTCTATCTCTCACAATTCATTAAGCTCTTACACTACACACAAGTGTACTACTTATACAGCCAGATACAATATAAGCTTaacaaaatggtaaaataatactTAAGTCATTTTAAATAGCAGAAATTATTACTACATGTAATACTCTTACTcaaaatttactcattttcagaatattttttaagaataatatgttTTCAACCAAAAAATGCTTTCGGTACTGAAGCAAACCAACCTAATATACCTAAATCGTAGCAAACAACTTTTTCACAGTATACAtaagatatttcaaattaataaagtaatacttATCTAGTCATATATTTCTGAAGAAATCTAGGTTGACACCTAATCAATCATCTTATTctagagaaatatattttgtagtgTTTGAAAAATCCCAAGCATGACtgaattcaaacccagaaccttctggtcgataataataataaatataaaataaacatttttttttcatatgagttatagtaatgattattattttatatagtataaatgtacatttttgtttAGGTTTTATCCAGCAACGTTATGTTGTTACAATATTTGGTTTCTTTCTCACTGCTTTGACCAGCATAGCAAAATATTCAATCactattacattaacagagatgGTAAAAGATAGCTTCAATTATGAATTCTTTAATTCATCATCCAATGATGTATGCCCTGTAGATGATTATATAGAATTCTCCAACTCAACAAAAgaggtaatacaaaaaaaaattatttcattattaagaaatatatgttACAATAAACACAATCGCACAAAGACAGAATGCAAGagtttttgttaaagaaaacatCAAACTAATTTTGCTTTGGatgtactgtattatattttaaagtttttgaatgCAATCTTTTGGCCACTATTTTCTGTGGGCTATAATTTACAACCCCTTCAACTGAGAATgacaggttttttatttaaatataaaacttcaaaGCAAgcattaagtaatataaaattacaacagatattaaataatatcaaacattGTATaatggatgttaaaaaaaaaaatcttttattgatcttttcataatctttaatttttagtaatttacattgatagaaatttttttcatatacgaGTACTTAAGTTTTTTCAGATATGTTTCATACAAacggtcaaaatccgttatatgccaACAACGCTTCTGTTAGTTCTTAGTTGGTGCCACTgaactatattgaaataaaaaaatatataaacaaaattgtaaatgtaatcttttttttccctgtttagcctccgggaatcactgtgagtattacttcagaggatgatatgtatgagtgtaagtgaactgtagtcttgtacaatctgaggtctaccatttctaagatgtctgattaattgaaacccaaccaccaaagaacacggctatccatgatgtagtattcaaatctatatacatataacttcttttacaaggacttgaacgctggaacactcgacttccaaatcagctgatttgcgaagatgcattcaccactagaccaacccattgGGTAAAAtgagcgaaggttaagtttggttagattacatttataacccaccggattggtccggtactggaaaatttacgagTGCACCCCTGCTGTCATCTCAAAGTGTTTAATAAAGTAAGTCAAAAGTTGGGTGCATCATTCTTACCCAGAAGAAAAAATTTGCGAAAGATATGAAATATCAGTTCTTTGGTCCAATCCAAGAAATTCAGAATgcaacactaaaaaaattatcttaacacTATTCTGGATTGCCAAGTATGTGTATACAATGGAGTCCCTGGTAAGGCAACCATGAATTTTCCCCAATACGAGttgtgtgaaaaaagtaatgagattggtaacactgcgagcgatctggcaacgctgtgtctaccggtttgttcatcccttcaacttgctcagtacgagtttcaactccgttcagccaagacattatttttaacagcgccatcagtgaagttgtgtttttgttgttacaaaatggagcatcggagtttagagcaacgttgtgcaatcaagttttgtgatTAACTTGGGGAATcagcgagtgtgacctttgaaaagttgacaCAGGCCTGTggagaacattgcttatcaagggcacaagttttccgctggcacaaatcatttttggaaggctgagaacatgttgaagatcaacctcgctcagggaaaccttcaacttcaaaatctgacgaaaacgttgagcatgtgagggttcttgtgagatcagatcgtcgtttaacaataaagaTGACGAgagaacagtttaatttaaacactgtcaccgtacatcaaattttgacagacgatttggacatgcgaaacgtttgtgcgaaattggtgccaaaaaacatcacaacggaacagaaggacaatcgaagaaacgtgtgcgttgatcgtcttgagaggattgacaatgaccaagaattcttcaattgtgtgatcacaggtgatgaatcctggatatttgagtacgatcctggaACAAACCGCAAAGGGAAGAGTgtcacactccgtcatctcctcaaccgaaaaaatgtagaatgagcaaatcaaagatcaaaaccatgctgatttgcttttttgacagtagaggTATAAAGAATATAGAGGTATAAAGGAATAAGGTATAAGGAATATAGAGGTATAAAGaggcataaagaatttgttcctccaggacaaactgccAATCAAGTGtcttacaaaggtgtccttgaaaggctcaggaaaactttggtaagtaaaatgtcagtctcattacttttctcacatacctcGTACATAGAGATGTTTAAAAAGAGTTTGTAAAGACATTTACGTTATGTTAAGTTCAATTAACATAACGTAAACTCATCGGTTTGGCACCCTTTGATCTTTGCTTCCCAAATTTAAAGAGGAACATAAAAGGTTCCCATTTCATGAAGAACACAGTGAGGTCAAGGGTCAAAGAAAGACTCCTGAAATTGCTGAAAagatgagaaaattgatttaccAACTGGAGAAATGCATAATTGTAAATAGACTACTACTGAAACATAAAGATAATCTTTTGTTGGAAATGAAATTAGATTTCATACCTTTCTCATTCAAATGCACATTACTTTGCAACAGTTACTTGTAGAAACTAACTAAATCGAATGTTAACCAGTTAAGTAAGGACAGGATCCTGTCCTTACAGCAATTAggctaaagaaaattacattttaaattaatcttttatatttccaGAGGAAGGGAGAGTTTGATTGGAGTAGTGAAAGTCAAGGTTTAATAATCAGCGCTGTATTTTGGTTGTATGCATTCCTGCAAACTCCATTTGGATTTCTAATAGATAGATATGGagctaaaattattatagttacatCTACCCTATCATCAGGCTTACTTATGATTTCACTGCCATTTGCTGCACGTATTATTGGAGTTCCTGGTGTAATAGTTGTCAGAGTATTAATCGGAGTTGGTCAAgtaagtaaacaattatttaaataattcttaattattttgttttttatcttcagtcaatTGATTAATCCAACACTACTGTCACTCCTTTCTATTCTGTGTTAAAACTGTGACCTCAAAATGAATATCCTGTATCATTCACATGATGAGTGTATGTAAATGATGATATCATCTACTACATACATTCATTCCATATGCTCATTATCTgctttagtttttctttcttaataattttactattttattatattaactgaaCCCTCAATATGTGATCCATcaactagttaatttttttacaccatACTGTCACACATTTCCCTCTTTCCCAATTAGTGCTAAAACTTCTTGATTTAGCCAAGTACTGTAACAATTTAACTAACTTTCAGCTTTCTCATTATATCCTGAACTATGTTTTGCTGTCATTAAGTACTATACTCCACTAAAATATCTTTATGAACTTTTGCCtactttgtacatttttatttgatactatcattaatttaattaattcttataatattatattttggcaACTGAAGAGACCAAGGTGATAATCAGTACTGTATCATAGTTTAAGTATTTGTAAGAATGAatacagataattaaaataaatgctttttaatAGTTTGATAACTATggcgaattaaaaattttttactggtCCTTCTTATCATTTCAGTATTACACACAAACATGAGCTTAAGTTACAACCATCCATTAAAGAgaaagaagtattattttaaacacataaaatgtttttatctgccTGTGATAATAATAACTTGCAcaacaattactaaaaatatattttaaaagctaaAAATGATAAGATTAATTAGGTTTTTAATTACTTAGAGAACTTTATTAacctaatataattaaaatgtgctagaaattctaaaatgtatagtatataaaactttatgtaataaaatatttattaattatataataatttccacttgccaactatttttattattatgtcctaGCACTTTCGgctattaatccatcatcaggaacatttatatcattatttatcatttttgttttaaaaaaaaaaatctctaaattcatttaatagattaatttgagaaggaaataattataatccataacacataaatatttctgatgatggattaatattcGAAAGCGCTAggacataataatgaaaatagttggtaagtgaaaattattagataattaatttatatcaataccattgggtcatgattaataataaaattaattaaaatctttatgtcTTGTTAGAAAGCATATAAActtttgtcataaaatatataaatatttatgtcatataataaaatgttaaatctttgtCGTCTTAGAACTATTCAAAAGATTCTATTTATTGATcagacacaataaaaaaaaatctgatgtggacaccatattacttccttgtatgcctattaaattacatttacacattttttgctgcacttcatttaaacttatttcatttggaagTGTGATaaaatcctccaattctttaataaagtggacagttacacaattgctgaaatattagtttttattaacatcaaatatttatacaattattaattcaacaatcttaaatgaaatattacgacagaaagtccctttattactcatattactagatgTGATTACtcgtattattcatatcttcatgAGTTACTGGTTagcaaaagtttcagatttctggtgtgtcgtataaaaaaagttaataataattaaactattctgtatagtgaactcctgtgtactggttacaaatgttaatttcaaccttacagcgtaaaatcttcagtttttattattgattatttgatgaataatcaaaaatggaaaaaaaccagtcatacaggaaaaaagataacattaagaaatatatctaaaaaaacaacaacaagatgaatatgaagaggaagagaaaatgttaagaacaaaaaattaagagatgataaatataatgggaagaaaatgttaagatcaaggaaagagtaaaaagattaagagaggatgacgaatataaagagagaaaatttgaaaactagagaacgtgtacataaataaagATCAGAAGAAcacatcaaaccaaagagcgattaaatgactggcaacaaaaaacaaataaatgaaatgatgatcaattccgacttagggagaatattgttcaacaatatcagaggagcaatgaactaaaagataagattttttttgcaatttattaaagatcgggcacgtatgcctcagtgtatatgttgttcttgtgagggtctatttttcactcactttgtagttaactttattatagataaaattaagcataaattaaactagaaaatctaaaaataatacgactctaaattataattttcaattaatattaaataatcagatgtttcaccaaatctattacatatacacatatgtaataatgcctattaaattacatatacagatttttaaaactctatttcactaattaataacttctgatttttttcatattttttttattttattgttattattgaataattatttattgtaaaaatggttttacaatcaagggttaataattattaataaatcaatatatttaaatttaaaaaaaaacaatgttaaatttaaaaaaaaagcagatgaagtctgattcgaaccgatgtatcttcccttgtaaaatctaaatatttaattaattgaaatttaatttggctataactctggaaccaataaaaataagtagcacatgatatatcgttgaaaagccctaaatgagggtttattactgcacttaagaaaaagtccaaaatccaaacgtttttggattttggacttttttggatacttttggtccactcaattgcaatcaaaagagaaggtgcacaactagatgttacaacagtcctaaatccaaaacttcaacatactacggctaatcatttttagttatgcgagatacatatgtatgtatgtacaatgaaaaaaggaagtattgtgatcgtgaaaaatttcggttttcagatttcaacagaatttccattttgaccatccctgaatccactttgacaaaatccaaaaaagttttgattttggactttttctta
Proteins encoded in this region:
- the LOC142326940 gene encoding putative inorganic phosphate cotransporter, with product MSRNKLNRISGSGAIIGFIQQRYVVTIFGFFLTALTSIAKYSITITLTEMVKDSFNYEFFNSSSNDVCPVDDYIEFSNSTKERKGEFDWSSESQGLIISAVFWLYAFLQTPFGFLIDRYGAKIIIVTSTLSSGLLMISLPFAARIIGVPGVIVVRVLIGVGQKAYKLLS